ACTGAATGGATATGTTTTTTAGTTCTGACAGTCATGTAATGTGTTCCTTTAACTGTTAGCTCCGAGGGTATGGTcagtagtagggaatagggtcccatattCCATACGGTACATAGTGAACTTGTTTCAACCAGAGCCCTGAAGGTGcaccccatagggaatagggtgccatttgcgacacGTAGTAGATTTATGCATTCAAACAGAGCATTTTCCTCTGCATTGCTGCTCCTCCTCCCAGGCTTCCTAATGGACACATACATTAATTACATGACTTCCTGGTGTAGTtgagcctctctctctgtgttgtccttTCTCCTCCGTCAGATTGGCCAGGCGCTGCTCGTCAAACATATTATTGTAAAATTATGTgtgttaatatggagttggtcaccgctttgctgatataacagcctttactcttctgggaaggctttccactagatgttgggacatttaTGTGGGGACTTGGTTCTATTAAACCACAAGTATTATttaggtcaggcactgatgttgggcgatttagGCTCggctcgcagttggcattccaattcaccccataggtgtttgatggggttgaggtcagggctctgtgcagcccagtcaaattcttccacaccgatcttgacaaaacatttttgtatggacctcgctttgtgcactgtggcattgtcatgcagaaacaggaaagggccttccccaaattgttgccacccatttggaagcacagaatcatctagaatataattgtatgctgtagcattcagatttcccttcactggaattaaagAGCCTGAACCATTAAATCAGtcccattattcctcctctaccaaactatacagttggcactatgcattggggcaggtagcgtacTCCTGGCATCTACCAAATCCAGATTAGtcagttggactgccagatggtgaagtgtgattcatcactccagaggatggttttccactgctccagtggtGGGGAGTATCACCACTGCAGCTGGCacttggcattgctcatggtgatcttaggcttgtgtgcggctgctcgaccatggaaacccatttcatgaagctccactAACctttattgtgctgacattgcttccagaggcagtttggaactctgtagtgagtgttgcaaccgagaacagactcttttctttttttgtgtgCGATTCTGCACTTGGCGGTTCCGatatgtgagcttgtgtggcctcacacttcgtggctgagcagttgttgctccaaaacgtttccacttcacaatagcagcacttatagttgactggggcagttctagcagggcagacatttgatgaactgacttattggaaaggtggcattctatgacttTCAAAAATTGAATTGCTGATGTGTCTATCATAAAGAATTACAAATGTTGATCTGGACGAGACGatgcaaaggtaagaatctctggatttaCGATCTAATGTTAGGTAAgtgtagtaatgaataaattggcaatgtattttttaaattgacaattctgtgaacgGTCTTGCGCAAGTTTTACATTTACACaaaacctgttagcaaaggtgtcagctagagatgccgtgtaggagcttgcagggatttgtagttttccaTGTCTACTTTGACGGTAACTAGTAATTTCGAATCAGCGTAAATGGAGTGAACTATATTGATACATTTTTACACGGTTTTCAAAACGTCACTCcggggtaagcctacacgaaacacagcccttatttgcaGTGTTTCTAAAATCGATTGAAACCATTTCCCTgcttgaccgctaggttttatgggtattatgacacctccaccgTGGGGCTCTAATCCTGTTAGGCTGAGAGattatttttaaatttttatttcacctttatttaaccaggtaggctagttgagaacaagttctcatttgcaactgcgacctggccaagataaagcgtagcaattctacacatacaacaacacagagttacacatggaataaacaaaacatacagtcaataatacagtagaacaaaagaaaacaaaaagtgtatatacagtgagtgcaaattaggtaagttaaggaaataaataggccagggtggcaaagtaattacaatatagcaattaaacactggaatggtagatcggcagaagatgaatgtgcaggtagagatactggggtgcaaaggagcaaaataaataaataccagtatggggatgaggtaggtagatagatgggctgtttgatgggctgtttacagatgggctaagtGCAGGTGCAgggatctgtaaactgctctgacagctggtgcttaaagttagtgagggagaaatgagtctccagcttcagttatttttgcagttcgttccagtcatgggcagcagagaactggaaggaaagatgaccaaaggaggaattggctttgggggtgaccagtgagctatacctgctggagcgcgtgctacaagtgggtgctgctatggtgaccagtgagctgagataaggcagggctttacctagcagagacttgtagataacctgtagccagtggatttggcgacgagtatgaagcgagggccaatcaacgagagcgtacaggtcgcaatggtgagtagtgtgacaaaacggatgacactgtgatagactgcatccagtttgttgagtagagtgttggaggctattttatagatgacatcaccgaagtcgaggatcggtaggatggtcagttttacgagggtatgtttggcagcatgagtgaaggatgctttgttgcgatataggaagccaatttctagatttaattttggattggagatgcttaatgtgagtctggaaggagagtttacagtctaacaagACACAGGTAGTTGTCCATGtgtcagagccatccagagtagtgatgctggatgggtgagcaggtgcgggcagcgatcgattgaaaagcatgcatttagttttacttgcgtttaagagcagttggaggccacggaaggagagttgtatggcattgaagctcgtctggaggttagttaacacagtgtccaaagaagggccagaaataAGTCTGACAACACAAATTGccaaacatacagtaaataagTAATCTCTGGAGTACCTTAAATGAAATTCTAGGCcttcattgaggcagatggcttgttcatgaCAAAACCCTTTGATAATGCCAaccattttaatacattttgttgACCAAGATTTGCAAAAAATAGGCATGACATGCAAACACTGAGCCTTCATATTCATGCATATTAGACCAAATAATGAAAGACTAGCACTGGTTTAGAGTTCTGTAAAGTTGGTGTGGAAGGGGTGAATATTTTTTTCTATCTATAAATAAGCACAAGTCACCTGGTACTGTTAACCTGGATGGTAAATTGATAAGGTTGGTAGCGGAATACATTGCCACTCCTGTTTGCTagatcttcaatttaagcctagacGACAGTGTGCCCTGGAGTGAGCCAAAACTCATTCCGCTGCCCAAGAGTAGTAAAGCACCCTTAAATGGTTCAAACATCCAACGAATCCGCCTGCTGCCGGTACTTAGCCAACTTTTGAAagaaatggtgtttgaccaaatgCAATGTTATTTtaacagaaaacaaattgtattaTGTTTTTTGTGTCTTTATTTCTTGTGTGGCCCCAGGAtaaggatcctaataaaatactactAACTAATGGAACAACCAAATTCAAGCTTTTCCCCAGATTTGAGTAGATAACAACTCTCTCATTCATTCCTTGTCTACATCTCTTTTGGTCTTTCCCTCTGTATCAGAGAGAGGTTACTGATCGTCATGGAGATGATGGAGGGAGGTGAGCTGTTCCACAGGATCAGTCAGCACAAACACTTCACAGAGAAGATGGCCAGTCAGGTCACGAAACAGGTACGCCTTCTGTCTGTCTAGTGAAAACACAAGGGTCCCATATTCCATACGGTACATAGTGAACTTGTTTCAACCAGAGCCCTGAAGGTGcaccccatagggaatagggtgccatttgcgacacGTAGTAGATTTATGCATTCAAACAGAGCATTTTCCTCTGCATTGCTGCTCCTACTCCCAGGCTTCCTAATGGACACATACATTAATTACATGACTTCCTGGTGTAGTtgagcctctctctctgtgttgtccttTATCCTCCGTCAGATTGGCCAGGCGCTGGAACACTGTCACTCACTGAATATTGCACACCGAGACCTGAAACCAGAGAACCTGCTCTTCAAGGATAACTCCCTGGTGAGGAAATAGATGGGCTGACtgaagcgcgcacacacactgctCTTAATACAGGTGTCTAGTAATAGGCTGAAACAAGCATGTTGCAAGAGGAGAATCCCTTAAACATTTACACATCCTATTTGAAAATGCTCATATGCTCATCCCTCTTTCTGGTCTGTCGTTCTCCCTTTCCTGTTCAAGGATGCACCGGTGAAGTTGTGTGATTTTGGATTTGCCAAAATCGACCAGGGCGACTTGATGACCCCACAGTTCACGCCTTACTACGTTGCACctcaggtaagggtgctctcgtcAGATTTGACACCAAGTTGGGGGAGTATGAAATGGTTCAATCAGTCTTCTCCTCACTCTAGGTACTTGAGGCTCAACGGCGACACCAGAAGGAAAAGTCTGGAATAATACCTACCTCACCCACCCCCTACACTTATAACAAGGTGAGCCACTACCCCTCCCCCTACACTTTGCCCGTTcttctcaagcgctgtcaggttggatggggagcattgcttcacagctattttcaggtctctttagagatgttagatcaggtccaagtccgggctctggctgggccactcgaggacattcagagatttgttccgaagccactcctgcattgtcttggctgtgtgcttagggtcattgttctgttggaaggatGTCATGCATCTCTCTCTACTTAGCTCCGTTCATCTATCCCTcaatactgactagtctcccagtccctgccgctgaaaaacaatcaaatgtatttataaagcccttcttacatcagctgatgtctcaaagtgctgtacagaaacccagcctaaaaccccaaacagcaagcaacgcagatgtagaagcacggtggctaggaaaaactccctagaaaggccagaacctaggatgAAACCAaactgaggggtggccagtcctctttggctgtgccgggtggggaTCATAACAGtgcatgaccaagatgttcatagatgactagcagggtgaaataataataatcacagttgtTTGTAGagtgtgcaacaggtcagcacctcaggagtaaatgtcagttggcttttcatagccgatcattcagtgTTAGACAGCAAGTGTGGTAGAGAGCAAGTTgcaaacagcaggtccgggacaaggtagcacgtccggtgaacaggtcagggttccatagccgcaggcagaacagttgaaactgtagcagcagtatgaccaggtggactggggacagcaagtagtcattaggccaggttgtcctgaggcatggtcctagggctcaggtcctcagagagaaagaaagaattatgAGGGGGCATACTTAAAATTCACataggacaccagataagacaggagaaatactccagatataacagactgactgaccctagccccctgacacaaactattgcagcttAAATACtcgaggctgagacaggaggggttcgGGAGACACTGTCGTTGTCGTCCgaagatacccccggacagggccaaccaggctggatataaccccacccactttgccaaagcacagcccccacaccactagagggatatcttcaaccaccaacttactactctgagacaaggccgagtatagcccacaaagatctcctccacggcACGAACCtgaggaagatcacgtcagtgactcaacccactcaagtgacgcaccccacctagggtggggatggaagagcgccagtgactcagctcctgtgatagggttagagtcagagaggaactggccaggcagagacaaggGTGGTTTATTGCCtttgttcaccttcacacccctgggccagactacattcaatcataggacctactgaagagatgagtcttcaataaggACTTAAAGGTCAAGACCGAGTGCATCTCTCAcctggataggcagaccattccataaaaattgagctctataggagaaagccctgtctGCAGCTGTCTGCTTAGAAACTCTAGGGATAATGAgccctgcatcttgtgaccgtagggTAGGTATGTACGGAAGAACCAAAtgggggagagaggtaggagcaagcccatgtaatgctttgtaggttagtagTAAAACCTTAATCAGCCCTTGttttgcttcaccgtagggatggtgcccccatgcttcaccgtagggatggtgccaccatgcttcaccgtagggatggtgccaccatgcttcaccgtagggatggtgccaccatgcttcaccgtagggatggtgccaggtttcttccagatgtgacgcttggcattcaggccaaagagttcaatcttggtttcatcagacttgagaatcttgtttatcatggtctgggagtcctttCGGTGTCTTTTGGATAAGTCcaagtgtgctgtcatgtgcttttttactgaggagtggcttctgtctggccactctaccataaaggcctgattggtggagtgctgcagagatggttgaccttctgggaggttctccaATCTCTGCAGAGGCactcagtgaccattgggttcttggccacctccctgactaaggcccttactcgattgctcagtttggctgggcggccagctctaggaagagtcttggtggttccaaacttacaTTTAGGAATAATGGAgtccactgtgtccttggggaccttcaatgttgcagaaatgttttggtacccttccccagatctgtgcatcgacacagtcctgtcttggagctcttcggacaattccttcaacctcattgcttggtttttgctctgacatgcactgtcaactgtgggaccttgtatagacaggtgtgtgccattccaattcatgtccaatcaattgattttaccacaggtggactcccatcaagttgtagaaacatctcaagggtgatcaatggaaacaggatgtacctgagctcaattttgagtcccaTAGCagagagtctgaatacttatgcagaTAAGAtattccctttttttttttatacatttgtgaagatttctataaacctgttttttgctttgtcattgtggggttgTGTGGATTGAGGGAAAAcaaatattgaatacattttagaataaggctgtcactTAACTGTGGATTAAGGGagcgggtctgaatactttccgaatgcactgtataacaaGGTGATGCACTACCTCAGCCACAACGAGATATTATTCCACCAATGACAGCATATTTCCACATTATGCAACATATTTCCACTAAGGACATCAGTGTTTGTAGGGTTGTCACGCTAACTCTTCTCCTTTCTcgctctccttccatccctaTGACTTGGCTCGTTCACTGTCCCCTGCTGTGCGTGCAGAGCTGTGACCTGTGGTCCATTGGGGTGATCATCTATGTGATGCTGTGCGGCTACCCTCCCTTCTACTCCAAGCACCACAGCCGCACCATCCCCAAGGACATGCGCAAGAAGATCATGACGGCCAGCTTCGACTTCCCCGAGGACGAGTGGAGCCAGATCTCTGAGATGGCCAAGGACATTGTTCGCAAGTACGTCCCCACAGCAGGCTTTACTGTGTGTGCTAACAAGATGGCATGGTTCACGAGTGATGGTTTCGCCTGACAAACAATGTGGACTGCCAAACCGGGGCTTTACTCATTCTGTGTTCTTTGGATTGAGTGAGGAGGGTTTGAAGAATCTGTTTCACTAGCATTACTTCCTCCCTCTGTAGGCTGCTGAAGGTGAAGCCTGAGGAGAGGCTGACCATCGAGGGGGTTTTGGAACACCCCTGGCTGAACTGCACAGAGGCTCTAGACAACGTGCTTCCTTCCGCCCAGATGATGATGGACAAGGTGGGTCTTGAGGGATGGACAGCGTTTCTGTAACGCTGTCTTTCCCGTTAGTCTCAAAGCGCTTTAGATAGACCCAGTAATACTTACTACAGGACTCTGCAGACAACGCCTTTGCTGTCTTAATGGAATACTTTTAGGATTTTAGCattgaggccctttatctacttcctcaAAGTCAGATTCTATTTTGTCTCTGCGTGTTGTTTGacggaagttgctaactagtgcAATTATTGACTAGCGCTAGCAGATACCATAACCTTTgagtcattgcgctaacactaaTTAGCATTGACTCGCGAAACTACCTCTGACTTTGTTCATACCGGACACAGACATAAAAGTGGtgtccacaagttcatctgactctgggggaaGTAGTAggatcattgccaaaatcctgaggTATCTCTTTAATAGCAATGATCAGGGTGTAAAATTTTGCCATGTGACcgttcctctttctgtcttttcctccttccctccctctgccaGGCGGTGGTAGCTGGGATCCAGCAGGCCCATGCTGAACAGCTGGCTAACATGAGGATACAGGATCTTAACGTCAGCCTCAAGCCTCTCCACTCCGTCAATAACCCCATCCTGAGGAAAAGGAAGCTCCTAGGGTCTGTCTTGTTAAATTCCTGTCTCTCTATGTAGTAGTTGGTTAGGATCTGACTCACTAATTTAGCTCTATAGTGGAGAGGGACTTTCTGCTGAGAACAGCACTGCTAAACAAAATGTGTGTCTGGTATATGGATCtcctgactgtgtggtggtggtgtctggATCTCttgactgtgtggtggtggtgtctggATCTCttgactgtgtggtggtggtgtctggATCTCttgactgtgtggtggtggtgtctggATCTCttgactgtgtggtggtggtgtctggatctcctgactgtgtggtggtggtgtctggATCTCCTGACTGTGTGGTGTGCTACAGCAGCAAGCCGAGTGATGGCTTCTTCATCCATGACCCAGAGAACGGCGGTGAGAACTCCAACGTGGCCCTGGAGAAACTACGAGACGTCATCGCTCAGTGTATCCTCCCACAGGCTGGTCAGTccacaaacaaacatacacacacttccCATCAACCAACACAGATGTACAACTTCCATTTAACAggcatacatacatgcatgcacacagtGAGCATGGTGAAActgtgtttggttgtgtgtggCAGGGGAGAATGAGGATGAGAAGCTGAATGAGGTGATGCATGAGGCTTGGCGTTTCAACCGGGACTGCAAACTGCTGCGAGACGGGCTGCAGGGCCTCAGCTGGGACGGTAAGCATAACATACTGCATGGATACAGCATTCATTGCAGAGCAATGGCAGCTAGCACATACAACTCATTTCTGTGAGGGGGTCCCCAAATGAATGGGAAATTCTAATTCATCAGTTAGTAACCTTTGCTGGCTCAATGTTGGTTAAATTCGCTGTCTCcggatgatgtcattggaaacataCATTTAATTTTTAGTTTTGTTTTTTCTACAAAACAGAAACCCTCCATTTTCACATGTTGGGTGGTGTAGGATgaatttgattttaaaaaaattcATCTGGTTTTGGTCAACGTTTAATTATTTGGTCTTCTTTGTAGGACGGGCCTTTACTGACAAAGTGGATCGCTTGAAGTTGGCTGAAATAGTGAAGCAGGCCATAGAGGTAAAGACACATTTGCAAGACTGTCAGTAGCAAGTGCTGTCTTACCTTTTTGTAGCGTTTTATTAGAACAGTTTTTAGCCAATGACTGTAGAAGCATTTTTATGTGACTTGACATGCTAAAACCAATAGCATTTCTTTTCATGTACTCACTTGCAAGACTATTGTACAGCTGTAGATATTCAAAAGAGGACTTGTTTGTACTATACTGTTTTTTTATGAACTGCAAATAACATACAATCCttatatattttagtttttgcaaaaaaagaaaaataaatacttAGTTTTTTTTCTGTACCCACTGGGAGGGAATTTTTCCAAGCTGCTTGACCAGGATGTCCACAGTGATGTGTTTTAATCTCACTTGTTTTTATTTGATTCTTATTTCTTTACCTTTTTAACAATGCTAAAAATAGTATTTATTTAACAAAGAAATCCTTATTTTTGACCATGAAGCCAAATGTTTAAGTCTGTCAGTTGAACAATAGAGGCTCTAAAGCAGACCTGAGGAACTAGGTCTAAGCTCTGTTTCTCCACCCACTGGGTGGGTGGTTTGTGTtccagggaggggtagggagtgGGCCCTCGGTGACGGTGTGAGgttcactgggggggggggggggggatttctgCTCTCGAATGACAGAGAAAATATCGAAACGTGCTCTTCAATCTACTGGATATCAGCAACAGTCAACagtgcaatagtcatttagggcATGTGCATAATTTGTACATATGTTGTATTTACATTCATATGCAtacatttacatgttatataatatgtatatttaTGTATGTAAAGTATTATTCACGGCTAACGTGGACCCTCCCCGTTTCTTCCTGTGGTAATGAGTACAGAGCATAGTACACCAAACAAAACTGATCAAAAGAGGCAATGCAGGTTCTCTAATATAGTACTTGACTATTTGATAGTTGTATTTATGTTTTCCTATTTAAACATTCTCAAATGTATACATTTGAACCTTCCATGGATAAAGTCTTAGCCTTGCTTGCACATGAGGCGAATAACGTTTATTTCCTAATTGTTTTGATTTTCTTCTAAATCGATGAGCTGACTGCATCGACTCCGTTTGTCCAAGATAGCATGTGCTCCTCTCACATTTCAAGTGTATTGGGCAAGGGTTGGTGCAATGGAAATGCACATTTTCCCATTGTAAGACTGTTGCCCTAAATGTTTATTTGGTCAAAACAATGACTGCAAgcatttctgtgtgtgtcatTTTGTTTGTTTGGAGGCCTATCATGAATCAATGCTGAAGTTGTCCTCCAAACATCTGCAACATGAATGTGTCATGGCTGTTAACTGTTTCATGGCAACATATAGCCTCCTAACTCAGGATAACAATGCATTCATAATCACTAACACTTGCTCATCTTTGTGTGAAAATACCCAATGATACAAAGTGTCTTCAACGCTCAAGATCAGGGCTCGTATTCAGAAAGCGCCTGTTTCCTCTGCCCAAAtcatctaaaaggctaaactgacccTGATTGGCCCTCCTACACtctatgaatacaggccctgatgtCTAGACTGATTTTATATCCTCTGCTGCCTGAGAGAAATATTAAGAGTGAGATGGAGAAAAGGTACAATTCTCCCTTCATTTGCGTTTTGTACATGAGCATATAGTCAGTCACCTGGAAGTGAGAACTTAAATATCTCCTATTAGGTAGCTGGAGAGCATGCCTAGTCAGACACTGTTGAAGTAGTTCCTAAGTCCATATCTGCAAAAGATCCAGGCAGCACCTATGGTTGCATCTCAAATGGGTCcctatagtgccctacttttggcCACTATAAAAACTTGCCTATGCTATTCCTTCCTTCTCTGTTCCATATTTCCTTCGGTTGTCTCGTATGTACATGCATACGTTAAAAAAAAGAAGTTCATTGCGAACAAGGTCCAACCCGAAACATGACTTCAGCTattaacccaacccttctgaatttGTGGGGGGGCTGCCACATTTGGCACCCGGGGagctgttttttttggggggggggggggggggggggggggtgtaaaataTACTACCTAGCTCAAGGGCagaacagatttttcaccttgtcgactCTGGGATTcgaccgctaggctacctgctgactcCATGGAAGATTTGTACCTTAATTGGTATTCTTAATTTCCttttgtcctctgtcctcttggGAATGTCATGAACATGCTGACTATTTGTATTAAAGGAATTATTTGCAACCGTAATAAGTGTGTTATTCAGGTCTGTGTTGCTATAATGCGCATATGCGTTCATCATTTCAGATCAGCCACGCAACACATCCAATTTTAATCACACCCTTTCAACAAACCACTTAAAATATTGTTAGTCCACATTTGTCAAGGTTCATGTCTTTCTCTGCGACGGCTGTGTTTCTAACCATTTCTGATTATTCTGTTTTGATTTCCACACACAGCCTGCTGTGTTGGCGGTAGCGCTCTGCAGGAAACTATCCACATGACAAGTGTCTGTCATTAGCGCGGCGCTCTTCACGGAGATGAGGGGAGCGGCAGATCATTTCTCCCTCATCTACATTGTTAATGACTCTGGAGTAGGTAGAATGCTAATACAGACAATTAGTCAATCCTTGGTGCATGCCCAACACTAATTACCAACGCTGCCATTTAATCGCCCTCCACTGCTCGTGTTCTTTCAACTCATTGTCGGCTAATATTACCATTCCTAATGGAGATGAATGGGCAAACATTGGGTTGTTTTGTAATGGACAATTTGCTGTGTAAATAATAATTGCCCCTTGTCAACAGTTTATTATTTGTTCAACTACGTGCAGTGTATACCGCGTATCACGTTTTCCATCAATCCTGTGGTGATTCTCTCAATGTAGGCACCCTCTGTGCACACCACATAATGCTGTGAGCGTACTGACCTCTACCCGCATGTACAACAGAATGATTAGACACACTTGAAATACTCCAGTCTTAAATGGATGTGGTTTAtagcctctttttttttttaagaaaagacAAATGTTTCTAAGTTCTATTAAGGAGGTTTTTCCCCTTAAGTGTGCCCCTGGCGATCCCTAAGTAAAATGGTGCCGTCAGGTTTgcttaaggaatttgaaatgatttttacttttgacacttacgtattaaatgtaattgctaaaatatacttaagtattttactgggtgacttgagTCATTTACTCAAGTatatttactcaagtatgacaattgggtactttaccccccccccccctcagtggTGCAGatgaaatggagaaaaaaaaacaatctgGGTGTCAGTTCTGATGGTATGGAGCTGGAGAATGAGGGCCAAGGACCGGAATGGTCGGTAGGGGAGAGACACACGAGAGATTGTGATACAGAAAG
The genomic region above belongs to Oncorhynchus mykiss isolate Arlee chromosome 6, USDA_OmykA_1.1, whole genome shotgun sequence and contains:
- the LOC110525268 gene encoding MAP kinase-activated protein kinase 5 isoform X1, with protein sequence MSEDNNADIFIKETSILEEYNINWTQKLGAGISGPVRVCVKKSTQERLALKILIDRPKARNEVRLHMMCATHPNIVQIMEVYANSVQFPHESTPRERLLIVMEMMEGGELFHRISQHKHFTEKMASQVTKQIGQALEHCHSLNIAHRDLKPENLLFKDNSLDAPVKLCDFGFAKIDQGDLMTPQFTPYYVAPQVLEAQRRHQKEKSGIIPTSPTPYTYNKSCDLWSIGVIIYVMLCGYPPFYSKHHSRTIPKDMRKKIMTASFDFPEDEWSQISEMAKDIVRKLLKVKPEERLTIEGVLEHPWLNCTEALDNVLPSAQMMMDKAVVAGIQQAHAEQLANMRIQDLNVSLKPLHSVNNPILRKRKLLGSKPSDGFFIHDPENGGENSNVALEKLRDVIAQCILPQAGENEDEKLNEVMHEAWRFNRDCKLLRDGLQGLSWDGRAFTDKVDRLKLAEIVKQAIEVKTHLQDCQ
- the LOC110525268 gene encoding MAP kinase-activated protein kinase 5 isoform X2; this translates as MSEDNNADIFIKETSILEEYNINWTQKLGAGISGPVRVCVKKSTQERLALKILIDRPKARNEVRLHMMCATHPNIVQIMEVYANSVQFPHESTPRERLLIVMEMMEGGELFHRISQHKHFTEKMASQVTKQIGQALEHCHSLNIAHRDLKPENLLFKDNSLDAPVKLCDFGFAKIDQGDLMTPQFTPYYVAPQVLEAQRRHQKEKSGIIPTSPTPYTYNKSCDLWSIGVIIYVMLCGYPPFYSKHHSRTIPKDMRKKIMTASFDFPEDEWSQISEMAKDIVRKLLKVKPEERLTIEGVLEHPWLNCTEALDNVLPSAQMMMDKAVVAGIQQAHAEQLANMRIQDLNVSLKPLHSVNNPILRKRKLLGKPSDGFFIHDPENGGENSNVALEKLRDVIAQCILPQAGENEDEKLNEVMHEAWRFNRDCKLLRDGLQGLSWDGRAFTDKVDRLKLAEIVKQAIEVKTHLQDCQ